The Pristiophorus japonicus isolate sPriJap1 chromosome 31, sPriJap1.hap1, whole genome shotgun sequence genome has a segment encoding these proteins:
- the LOC139240431 gene encoding urokinase plasminogen activator surface receptor-like isoform X2, translating into MAIGRTQLGNLEIGDSGFWCSILYIYWVTDRHRHHSSEEKRFVSLICGRSPKFNAKMKFFSGIFIICALVTEASALECFRCVDPTGNCTQKEICSPTLNHTCSTILITQTVGTTNSSLFVKRCGTCTEPSSFNNGYLMRSVEFSCCSSDLCNDQHHEVKENTTLNARECFGCFNNSTEACASSMSILKCVGNQNRCYHDSSTQGRGGALIVQKGCVSENICQSPKLSIFGVQTTSDTFCCKGNLCNNETTLPGLQCHSCISATGECQSKPIQCASLSCRSLHIKQTVGGTSYDFLVNDSGNCTGTQSINVGAVSLHMADRCCQSDLCNNQTNTANTTLNGLECYGCVTTLNQTCEDPKETVKCVGEQDSCLHGSGTNDLATNITIKGCASRSICDNPDLLQLYSINRKQEFYCCKNSGCNRGRERSEVSTAQTTKATDTVAVTKVSTAQTTKATDTVAVTSDSPAVEHDLPLFILPLIVLIPCLF; encoded by the exons ATGGCGATTGGCCGAACCCAACTTGGCAACTTGGAAATAGGAGACTCTGGATTTTGGTGCAGCATCTTGTATATATACTGGGTGACTGATAGACACCGACATCACAGCAGTGAGGAGAAGAGGTTTGTGTCACTGATCTGTGGGAGAAGCCCAAAGTTCAACGCAAAGATGAAGTTCTTCTCTGGCATTTTCATCATCTGTGCTCTAGTTACTGAAG CCTCGGCTCTGGAATGTTTCAGATGTGTGGATCCAACAGGAAACTGTACACAGAAGGAAATCTGCAGCCCGACTCTGAACCACACATGCTCAACGATCTTAATCACACAGACAGTCG GGACAACAAATAGCAGCCTGTTTGTCAAACGCTGTGGAACTTGCACTGAACCCAGTTCCTTCAACAACGGTTATCTGATGAGGTCCGTGGAATTCAGTTGCTGCAGTTCTGATTTGTGCAATGATCAGCATCATGAAG TGAAAGAGAACACCACGTTGAATGCTCGCGAGTGCTTTGGGTGCTTTAACAATTCTACTGAAGCCTGTGCTAGCAGTATGAGCATTCTGAAATGCGTCGGGAATCAGAATCGCTGCTACCACGATTCATCCACACAAGGCAGAG GTGGAGCATTGATTGTCCAGAAAGGCTGTGTATCTGAGAACATTTGCCAAAGCCCCAAATTGTCAATATTCGGAGTACAAACCACTTCTGACACCTTCTGCTGCAAGGGCAACCTGTGCAACAACGAGACGACCCTCCCAG GACTGCAGTGCCACTCATGTATCAGTGCGACTGGAGAGTGTCAATCCAAACCAATACAATGCGCCTCTTTAAGCTGCAGGTCACTCCACATCAAACAAACCGTTG GTGGAACATCCTACGATTTTCTCGTTAATGACTCTGGGAACTGTACTGGAACACAGTCCATCAATGTCGGTGCAGTCTCACTGCACATGGCTGATCGGTGCTGCCAATCTGACCTCTGCAACAACCAAACGAACACAG CAAACACCACATTGAACGGCCTCGAGTGTTACGGTTGCGTAACGACTTTGAATCAGACGTGTGAAGATCCCAAGGAAACGGTGAAATGTGTCGGGGAGCAGGATTCGTGTCTCCACGGCTCGGGAACAA ATGATTTGGCGACAAACATCACCATTAAAGGCTGTGCTTCTCGGAGTATCTGCGACAACCCGGACCTGCTTCAGTTGTATAGCATCAACCGAAAGCAAGAGTTCTACTGTTGCAAAAATAGCGGGTGCAACCGTGGGCGAGAGAGATCGGAGGTCAGCACGGCGCAGACTACGAAAGCCACTGACACTGTGGCAGTAACGAAGGTCAGCACGGCGCAGACTACGAAAGCCACTGACACTGTGGCAGTCACCAGCGATAGCCCAGCTGTTGAACATGATCTACCCCTCTTTATACTGCCGTTAATTGTTCTGATACCGTGTCTGTTTTAA
- the LOC139240431 gene encoding urokinase plasminogen activator surface receptor-like isoform X4: MAIGRTQLGNLEIGDSGFWCSILYIYWVTDRHRHHSSEEKRFVSLICGRSPKFNAKMKFFSGIFIICALVTEASALECFRCVDPTGNCTQKEICSPTLNHTCSTILITQTVGTTNSSLFVKRCGTCTEPSSFNNGYLMRSVEFSCCSSDLCNDQHHEVKENTTLNARECFGCFNNSTEACASSMSILKCVGNQNRCYHDSSTQGRGGALIVQKGCVSENICQSPKLSIFGVQTTSDTFCCKGNLCNNETTLPGLQCHSCISATGECQSKPIQCASLSCRSLHIKQTVANTTLNGLECYGCVTTLNQTCEDPKETVKCVGEQDSCLHGSGTNDLATNITIKGCASRSICDNPDLLQLYSINRKQEFYCCKNSGCNRGRERSEVSTAQTTKATDTVAVTKVSTAQTTKATDTVAVTSDSPAVEHDLPLFILPLIVLIPCLF, encoded by the exons ATGGCGATTGGCCGAACCCAACTTGGCAACTTGGAAATAGGAGACTCTGGATTTTGGTGCAGCATCTTGTATATATACTGGGTGACTGATAGACACCGACATCACAGCAGTGAGGAGAAGAGGTTTGTGTCACTGATCTGTGGGAGAAGCCCAAAGTTCAACGCAAAGATGAAGTTCTTCTCTGGCATTTTCATCATCTGTGCTCTAGTTACTGAAG CCTCGGCTCTGGAATGTTTCAGATGTGTGGATCCAACAGGAAACTGTACACAGAAGGAAATCTGCAGCCCGACTCTGAACCACACATGCTCAACGATCTTAATCACACAGACAGTCG GGACAACAAATAGCAGCCTGTTTGTCAAACGCTGTGGAACTTGCACTGAACCCAGTTCCTTCAACAACGGTTATCTGATGAGGTCCGTGGAATTCAGTTGCTGCAGTTCTGATTTGTGCAATGATCAGCATCATGAAG TGAAAGAGAACACCACGTTGAATGCTCGCGAGTGCTTTGGGTGCTTTAACAATTCTACTGAAGCCTGTGCTAGCAGTATGAGCATTCTGAAATGCGTCGGGAATCAGAATCGCTGCTACCACGATTCATCCACACAAGGCAGAG GTGGAGCATTGATTGTCCAGAAAGGCTGTGTATCTGAGAACATTTGCCAAAGCCCCAAATTGTCAATATTCGGAGTACAAACCACTTCTGACACCTTCTGCTGCAAGGGCAACCTGTGCAACAACGAGACGACCCTCCCAG GACTGCAGTGCCACTCATGTATCAGTGCGACTGGAGAGTGTCAATCCAAACCAATACAATGCGCCTCTTTAAGCTGCAGGTCACTCCACATCAAACAAACCGTTG CAAACACCACATTGAACGGCCTCGAGTGTTACGGTTGCGTAACGACTTTGAATCAGACGTGTGAAGATCCCAAGGAAACGGTGAAATGTGTCGGGGAGCAGGATTCGTGTCTCCACGGCTCGGGAACAA ATGATTTGGCGACAAACATCACCATTAAAGGCTGTGCTTCTCGGAGTATCTGCGACAACCCGGACCTGCTTCAGTTGTATAGCATCAACCGAAAGCAAGAGTTCTACTGTTGCAAAAATAGCGGGTGCAACCGTGGGCGAGAGAGATCGGAGGTCAGCACGGCGCAGACTACGAAAGCCACTGACACTGTGGCAGTAACGAAGGTCAGCACGGCGCAGACTACGAAAGCCACTGACACTGTGGCAGTCACCAGCGATAGCCCAGCTGTTGAACATGATCTACCCCTCTTTATACTGCCGTTAATTGTTCTGATACCGTGTCTGTTTTAA
- the LOC139240431 gene encoding urokinase plasminogen activator surface receptor-like isoform X3 yields the protein MAIGRTQLGNLEIGDSGFWCSILYIYWVTDRHRHHSSEEKRFVSLICGRSPKFNAKMKFFSGIFIICALVTEASALECFRCVDPTGNCTQKEICSPTLNHTCSTILITQTVGTTNSSLFVKRCGTCTEPSSFNNGYLMRSVEFSCCSSDLCNDQHHEVKENTTLNARECFGCFNNSTEACASSMSILKCVGNQNRCYHDSSTQGRGGALIVQKGCVSENICQSPKLSIFGVQTTSDTFCCKGNLCNNETTLPGLQCHSCISATGECQSKPIQCASLSCRSLHIKQTVEANTTLNGLECYGCVTTLNQTCEDPKETVKCVGEQDSCLHGSGTNDLATNITIKGCASRSICDNPDLLQLYSINRKQEFYCCKNSGCNRGRERSEVSTAQTTKATDTVAVTKVSTAQTTKATDTVAVTSDSPAVEHDLPLFILPLIVLIPCLF from the exons ATGGCGATTGGCCGAACCCAACTTGGCAACTTGGAAATAGGAGACTCTGGATTTTGGTGCAGCATCTTGTATATATACTGGGTGACTGATAGACACCGACATCACAGCAGTGAGGAGAAGAGGTTTGTGTCACTGATCTGTGGGAGAAGCCCAAAGTTCAACGCAAAGATGAAGTTCTTCTCTGGCATTTTCATCATCTGTGCTCTAGTTACTGAAG CCTCGGCTCTGGAATGTTTCAGATGTGTGGATCCAACAGGAAACTGTACACAGAAGGAAATCTGCAGCCCGACTCTGAACCACACATGCTCAACGATCTTAATCACACAGACAGTCG GGACAACAAATAGCAGCCTGTTTGTCAAACGCTGTGGAACTTGCACTGAACCCAGTTCCTTCAACAACGGTTATCTGATGAGGTCCGTGGAATTCAGTTGCTGCAGTTCTGATTTGTGCAATGATCAGCATCATGAAG TGAAAGAGAACACCACGTTGAATGCTCGCGAGTGCTTTGGGTGCTTTAACAATTCTACTGAAGCCTGTGCTAGCAGTATGAGCATTCTGAAATGCGTCGGGAATCAGAATCGCTGCTACCACGATTCATCCACACAAGGCAGAG GTGGAGCATTGATTGTCCAGAAAGGCTGTGTATCTGAGAACATTTGCCAAAGCCCCAAATTGTCAATATTCGGAGTACAAACCACTTCTGACACCTTCTGCTGCAAGGGCAACCTGTGCAACAACGAGACGACCCTCCCAG GACTGCAGTGCCACTCATGTATCAGTGCGACTGGAGAGTGTCAATCCAAACCAATACAATGCGCCTCTTTAAGCTGCAGGTCACTCCACATCAAACAAACCGTTG AAGCAAACACCACATTGAACGGCCTCGAGTGTTACGGTTGCGTAACGACTTTGAATCAGACGTGTGAAGATCCCAAGGAAACGGTGAAATGTGTCGGGGAGCAGGATTCGTGTCTCCACGGCTCGGGAACAA ATGATTTGGCGACAAACATCACCATTAAAGGCTGTGCTTCTCGGAGTATCTGCGACAACCCGGACCTGCTTCAGTTGTATAGCATCAACCGAAAGCAAGAGTTCTACTGTTGCAAAAATAGCGGGTGCAACCGTGGGCGAGAGAGATCGGAGGTCAGCACGGCGCAGACTACGAAAGCCACTGACACTGTGGCAGTAACGAAGGTCAGCACGGCGCAGACTACGAAAGCCACTGACACTGTGGCAGTCACCAGCGATAGCCCAGCTGTTGAACATGATCTACCCCTCTTTATACTGCCGTTAATTGTTCTGATACCGTGTCTGTTTTAA
- the LOC139240431 gene encoding urokinase plasminogen activator surface receptor-like isoform X1, protein MAIGRTQLGNLEIGDSGFWCSILYIYWVTDRHRHHSSEEKRFVSLICGRSPKFNAKMKFFSGIFIICALVTEASALECFRCVDPTGNCTQKEICSPTLNHTCSTILITQTVGTTNSSLFVKRCGTCTEPSSFNNGYLMRSVEFSCCSSDLCNDQHHEVKENTTLNARECFGCFNNSTEACASSMSILKCVGNQNRCYHDSSTQGRGGALIVQKGCVSENICQSPKLSIFGVQTTSDTFCCKGNLCNNETTLPGLQCHSCISATGECQSKPIQCASLSCRSLHIKQTVGGTSYDFLVNDSGNCTGTQSINVGAVSLHMADRCCQSDLCNNQTNTEANTTLNGLECYGCVTTLNQTCEDPKETVKCVGEQDSCLHGSGTNDLATNITIKGCASRSICDNPDLLQLYSINRKQEFYCCKNSGCNRGRERSEVSTAQTTKATDTVAVTKVSTAQTTKATDTVAVTSDSPAVEHDLPLFILPLIVLIPCLF, encoded by the exons ATGGCGATTGGCCGAACCCAACTTGGCAACTTGGAAATAGGAGACTCTGGATTTTGGTGCAGCATCTTGTATATATACTGGGTGACTGATAGACACCGACATCACAGCAGTGAGGAGAAGAGGTTTGTGTCACTGATCTGTGGGAGAAGCCCAAAGTTCAACGCAAAGATGAAGTTCTTCTCTGGCATTTTCATCATCTGTGCTCTAGTTACTGAAG CCTCGGCTCTGGAATGTTTCAGATGTGTGGATCCAACAGGAAACTGTACACAGAAGGAAATCTGCAGCCCGACTCTGAACCACACATGCTCAACGATCTTAATCACACAGACAGTCG GGACAACAAATAGCAGCCTGTTTGTCAAACGCTGTGGAACTTGCACTGAACCCAGTTCCTTCAACAACGGTTATCTGATGAGGTCCGTGGAATTCAGTTGCTGCAGTTCTGATTTGTGCAATGATCAGCATCATGAAG TGAAAGAGAACACCACGTTGAATGCTCGCGAGTGCTTTGGGTGCTTTAACAATTCTACTGAAGCCTGTGCTAGCAGTATGAGCATTCTGAAATGCGTCGGGAATCAGAATCGCTGCTACCACGATTCATCCACACAAGGCAGAG GTGGAGCATTGATTGTCCAGAAAGGCTGTGTATCTGAGAACATTTGCCAAAGCCCCAAATTGTCAATATTCGGAGTACAAACCACTTCTGACACCTTCTGCTGCAAGGGCAACCTGTGCAACAACGAGACGACCCTCCCAG GACTGCAGTGCCACTCATGTATCAGTGCGACTGGAGAGTGTCAATCCAAACCAATACAATGCGCCTCTTTAAGCTGCAGGTCACTCCACATCAAACAAACCGTTG GTGGAACATCCTACGATTTTCTCGTTAATGACTCTGGGAACTGTACTGGAACACAGTCCATCAATGTCGGTGCAGTCTCACTGCACATGGCTGATCGGTGCTGCCAATCTGACCTCTGCAACAACCAAACGAACACAG AAGCAAACACCACATTGAACGGCCTCGAGTGTTACGGTTGCGTAACGACTTTGAATCAGACGTGTGAAGATCCCAAGGAAACGGTGAAATGTGTCGGGGAGCAGGATTCGTGTCTCCACGGCTCGGGAACAA ATGATTTGGCGACAAACATCACCATTAAAGGCTGTGCTTCTCGGAGTATCTGCGACAACCCGGACCTGCTTCAGTTGTATAGCATCAACCGAAAGCAAGAGTTCTACTGTTGCAAAAATAGCGGGTGCAACCGTGGGCGAGAGAGATCGGAGGTCAGCACGGCGCAGACTACGAAAGCCACTGACACTGTGGCAGTAACGAAGGTCAGCACGGCGCAGACTACGAAAGCCACTGACACTGTGGCAGTCACCAGCGATAGCCCAGCTGTTGAACATGATCTACCCCTCTTTATACTGCCGTTAATTGTTCTGATACCGTGTCTGTTTTAA